One window from the genome of Saccopteryx leptura isolate mSacLep1 chromosome 8, mSacLep1_pri_phased_curated, whole genome shotgun sequence encodes:
- the LOC136379543 gene encoding 5-hydroxytryptamine receptor 3C-like, with amino-acid sequence MWELLVSPQRRVQKRRMEVGRLAVGGCLFCITVNLLLQGRGDTFTINCSGFDQHGVDPAAFKAVFDRKAFRPVINYSIPTHVNISFTLSAILEVDAQLQLLTSFLWLNLMWDNPFISWNLEECFGINKLTMSVENLWLPDIFIIESMDVDRAPSGLTAHVSNEGRIKYNRPLRVTSICNLDIFYFPFDQQNCTLTFTSFLYTVDSMVVGTDKEVWEITDMSRDIIQTQGEWELLGINKTTPRLLVGSSVYDQITFYVAIRRRPKLYVINLLVPSGFLVAIDALSFYLPAENENRAPFKITLLLGYNVFLLMMNDLLPASGTPLISVYFALCLSLMVLSLLETIFITYLLHLVTTRPPPMPQWLHSLFLHCTSPMRCCPTAPQKGNTGLGLTPAHLPGLKEPVELVQKVPCPQEAELNGFPGSTKGQQEDEAQKQHLVSLWVQFSHMMDTLLFRLYLLFLATFIITVTVLWNT; translated from the exons ATGTGGGAACTCCTGGTGAGTCCCCAGAGAAGAGTCCAGAAGAGGAGGATGGAAGTGGGGAGGCTTGCTGTGGGGGGGTGCCTCTTCTGCATCACTGTCAACCTTCTGCTTCAAG GAAGAGGAGATACTTTCACCATCAATTGTTCAGGGTTTGACCAGCATGGGGTGGATCCTGCTGCCTTCAAAGCAGTGTTTGACAGAAAGGCCTTTCGTCCAGTCATCAACTACAGCATCCCCACTCATGTCAACATCTCCTTCACCCTGTCTGCCATCCTGGAAGTG GACGCACAGCTCCAGCTTCTGACATCATTCCTGTGGCTTAACTTG ATGTGGGACAACCCTTTTATCAGCTGGAACCTGGAAGAGTGTTTCGGCATCAATAAACTCACCATGTCAGTGGAAAACCTGTGGCTCCCAGATATCTTTATCATCGAATC CATGGATGTGGATCGAGCACCTTCCGGTCTCACTGCGCATGTCAGCAATGAAGGCCGAATAAAGTACAATAGGCCATTGCGGGTGACCAGCATCTGTAACCTGGACATCTTCTACTTCCCTTTCGACCAACAGAACTGCACTCTCACCTTCACTTCCTTCCTCTACACAG TGGACAGCATGGTCGTGGGCACGGACAAGGAAGTATGGGAGATCACAGATATGTCTCGTGACATCATTCAGACCCAGGGAGAGTGGGAGCTCCTGGGCATCAACAAGACCACCCCAAGGCTGTTGGTGGGCAGCAGTGTATATGACCAGATCACATTCTAC gTGGCCATCAGGCGCAGACCCAAACTCTATGTTATAAATCTTCTGGTGCCCAGTGGCTTTCTGGTTGCCATCGATGCTCTCAGCTTCTACCTGCCTGCTGAAAACGAGAACCGTGCCCCATTCAAGATAACCCTTCTGCTGGGCTACAACGTCTTCCTGCTCATGATGAATGACTTACTCCCTGCCAGTGGCACCCCCCTCATCA GTGTCTACTTTGCCCTGTGCCTGTCCCTGATGGTGCTCAGCCTGCTGGAGACCATCTTCATCACCTACCTGCTGCACCTGGTCACCACCCGGCCCCCACCCATGCCCCAGTGGCTTCATTCCCTGTTCCTGCACTGCACCAGCCCAATGAGATGCTGTCCCACTGCACCCCAGAAGGGAAACACGGGCCTGGGCCTCACCCCAGCCCACCTACCTG GTCTAAAGGAGCCTGTGGAGTTGGTGCAAAAGGTGCCGTGCCCCCAAGAGGCAGAGTTAAATGGGTTTCCTGGGTCAACAAAGGGCCAGCAGGAAGATGAGGCTCAGAAGCAGCACTTAGTCAGCTTGTGGGTACAGTTCAGCCACATGATGGACACCCTGCTGTTCCGCCTCTACCTGCTCTTCCTGGCCACCTTCATCATCACGGTCACTGTCCTCTGGAACACCTAG